A segment of the Capra hircus breed San Clemente chromosome 19, ASM170441v1, whole genome shotgun sequence genome:
AAATAAATAGCTAGCTTGAGAAATGCATGTGATGCCTCAGAGAGGGCTTCCTCTGAGGATTGGGGATtgagttgttttgtttgttttgtttttaccccCTTAGGTGTGAGTGGGTCCAGCCAAAGGAGACATGGCTGCCAAAGTGTTTGAGTCCATTGGCAAGTTTGGGCTTGCCTTAGCCGTTGCAGGAGGCGTGGTGAACTCTGCCTTGTATAATGGTGAGGCACTGAGGGGTGGTGGGTCACTGACCTTTGCCAGAGGATTTTCATTGGTCTGCCTAGGCCATGTGACACTCCTTTGGCAACCACTTGCTGTGAATATATTTGACCAAGAAGGCTCACCTGCTGCCATCCTGCACCATATGATGGCCTTGTCATCAGAACCTCTGTCCTTGGAGCCTTAGGTTCTCTCAGAGCCTTTCTTTACAAAGAGCCTCCCAACCTAGTTGGGTGTTTCCACTTTCTCTTGTTAAAGTATCAGTATGTCAGGATTTTGCTGGCCAATTGAAATGGAGAGTCTGTTCTCTTCTGCCTATGTGGGGAGTAACTCAGCAAGGGCTTTAGACCTTTGGTGACCTTGATCTGAGCAAAAACTGTTGCTCTGCTCTAGTTGAGTTGTTCCCAAGAAAATATCTTTGAGATGCATTGCCCAGCTTTTAACAGTGTAACCAGGCTTTAAGCTGTCTTTTGAGgacgtccctggcagtccagtggttaagactctgtccttccattgcagggagtgcagatttggtctctggttggcgaattaagatcctgcaggtGGagcggtgtggccaaaaatttaaaaaataaaaacagttaggTTTTCTTCCACTTTcctatgtgaccttaggcaagtcacctTCCCCTCCATAGGACGCAGGTTTCTCTTGGTCAAGCAGCAGGATTGAACTAGTTTATGTCTAAGACACTTCCTGCTTTGATATTCTCTTAACTTTTCACTGTTGGAAAGCAGCAATAGATTGACCCATCTCACGCGAGACTCTGACAGCAGGAGGATTACTTTCAGAGTGAAGATACTGGACCAACTATAAAGCCCAAAAAGGCAGAGACAGAAAGTGGCTGATCAGAAAAGCCTGCTCTGCTTCTGTGGCCCAGCTTTATACTCTGATCTTATACCCTGCATGGCTAGACTGTAATCACCATCATTAATTTCTCTCTGAAATTAGCAAGACAGCTCTATAACCCCTTCAGATTTTAGAGAAACCAAGctgttggaaagaaaaaaatgaggactTCCAAATTTTAGGATTGCCATAGGAAGGGTGCTGCTTCTGGGAATACTGGGTTAAATTGGAACCAGGATGGACTGTGAGTTTTAGAAGGAAGTTTTGGGAGCTGGTTCCTAGGAATGTGTTGGTGGGAGTTCACGGGTGGAGTGGTTAATCAGAAAATCAGCAGCCAGTTGTTTCAAGGAGGAAGAATGCTGAGAATAGATCCTGTTACCAAAGTCCTTAGGAGGACACGGGACAGAAAGTGATTGCTTTGTTTCGTAGCTGTTAAGAAGCCTCTGGAGTCCTGAAGTGTGGGAAGACAGAGCAAGAGACTTACTATATAAACAGAAAACACCAGGGGCCTTTCAGACACGATCCTTTTGGTTAAGGGtgaggggatttttctgacccattGTTATCCTTCATTCCCAGTGGATGCTGGGCACAGAGCTGTCATCTTTGACCGGTTCCGGGGAGTGCAGGACGTTGTCGTAGGAGAAGGGACTCACTTCCTCATCCCATGGGTACAGAAACCAATTATCTTTGACTGCCGCTCTCGACCACGTAACGTGCCAGTAATCACTGGTAGCAAAGGTAAGTCTCATCTGTGGGTCAGGTAAAGTGGAGTGTGTGGAACAGGTGCCGTGGGATCCAGAATGCGTTGAACTTCCCTAAATATTTTTCCTGAAGAGTTTTATGTGGCTACAGAAAAAGAAGTATACAAGGATGCCTGAAGAGACATTATGAATTCAGTTCCAGACCCCTGCAACAAAGCAAATGTtgtaataaagtgagtcacacaaatATTTTAGTTTCCCAGTACATATAGAATAGAAGTTATGTTTATCCCATACTATATCCAGTTACAGGTGCAACAGCTCTATCTCTAAAGAAACAGTGTACATACCATGATTAAAAAATACCTTATGGCTAAaagatgctaaccatcatctgagccttcagtgaattATAATAGTaacatcacagatcaccatagtGAATGTAATAATATTGGAAAGTTTGGAATATTGTTAAGAGTTGCCAAAATGTGACTCAGAGAGACTTTCTtggtagttaagaatctgccttgcaatgcaggggataccggttcaatccccagtcagtgAACTAGAGCCCATGCAACTAAGGCTAGAGAGTCCCCATATTGCAGCAAAAtatctcatgtgccacaactaagacccaaagcagccaagtaagtatctttaaaaatgtgatacagacatgaagtgagcaggTGCTGTTAGAAAAATGATGGTAATAAACTTGCTTGATAAAGTGTTGCCCCAGACCTTCAATTTGTAGGAAATACAGTGGATGCGAAGCACAAATACATGAGATGTGCCTGTATATTCAAGATACACACACAACTGTATGAATTTAGAGAAATGGACGGATGTATTTCAGTAGTCACATCGCAGTCCAGctttaaagaaatctgagtgtgCCTCTGCTCTCGCGGTTGGCCCTTCCCATCAGCTCTTGCCCCCGGGGTGACTGTACGCTGATCCAGCCGTTGTGTTGCCTTCTCAGCTGGCTTGCCCTTGGCCTGGCTTCCAGACCTGTGTTTCCAGCAGTGCTGGCCCCACACTGTTACCTCCTGGGCCGGGACCCACACCCTGAGCAACTTGGTGTCTGACATGCCACCGACTCCCTGGTTGGAGCCCGAAATGAATTATTGTCACGGTTCTCCCCTCCCCATCGTGCACGCAGAGGTGCACGGCAGTAAATGGAGTGGCAGGTGCTGGCTCGGCTGTGACCTTTCTGTGCAGGAAGAGGGATCGCGTGGATGTTGCTGGTCCTTGGCAGATGTTTGCTTTCTATAGTAGTGTCAGGCTTTGTGCTGGGTCGGAGGGTGGGGTACTTCAGCAATGAGTAAAGCGGGAGCCTTTAGGAGTTCGATCTAGCAAGGGGGACAGGCGTGGACAGGCGTTAGGAGTGGGGTGTGGTATGCAGCATggaggggagcagagaggagCTGTGAGGAACGGGCGTCTGTGCTGGTGCTTGAGAGTGAGAAGTGTGTTGGACAGGGTAGGGGACAGGGTATTGTCTAATCTGTCCTGTTTCTCCCAACGAGGGAGAGGACGAGCCTCCTGTAAAGGGTCTGGCCTGCCTACTATATCAGAGGAAATCAACAGTGGGGTGGGGTTCATTAAgaaacatcttcagttcagttgctcagttgtgtccaactctttgtgaccccatgaatcgcagcacaccaggcctccctgtccatcaccgtctcttggagttcactcaaactcacgtccatcgaatcagtgatgccatccagccatctcatcctctgtcatccctttctcctcctgcccccagttcctcccagcatcagagtcttttccaatgagtcaactctttgcatgaggtggccacagtactggagtttcagctttagcatcagtccttccagtgaacacccagggctgatctcttttagaatggactggttggatctccttgcagtccaagggactctcaagagtcttctccaacaccacagttcaaaaccatcagttcttcggcactcagctttcttcacagtccaactctcatatccatacaggaccactggaaaaactatagccttgactagacggacctttgctggcaaagtaatgtctctgcttttgaatatgctatctaggttggtcataacttttcttccaaggaataagcatcttttaatttcatgggtgtagtcaccatctgcaatgattttggagccccccaaaataaagtctgacactgtttccactgtttccccatctatttcccatgaagtgatgggaccagatgccatgatcttcgttttctgaatgttgagctttaagccaactttttcactctcctctttcactttcatcaagaggctttttagttcctcttcactttctgccataagggtggtgtcatctgcatatctgaggttattgatatttctcccggcaatcttgattccagcttgtgcttcatccagcccagcgtttctcgtgatgtgctctgcatataagttaaataatttatcttAAAGGCCTTAATGAGTACGTGTATAACCATTTCCCGCTCTAGTGCCTGGTTCGGAACTCATCTCATGGGCACTTGGTCCATATTGCTGATGACTGCAAGCAGTGCCTCGGCTCCAAGCACAGCTGGATTGTCAGGGGAAGTCGTAATTCCCTGGTCCTTTGACTGGTAATGAGAAGCGGCCTCTCAGGGAGTCTGATAACCCCTCACCTCTGTTGCATATTTGACAGAGTGCTTTTATATTGTCTGCTTCAGTTTCCCCCAACGTGCCTGGAAGGCAGATGATATCATCCCtgttcttacagatgaggaaataagcTGAGAGAGGCTAAGGTTTAGTGAGGCTGTGTAATAAGTAAACATTAGAGTTAAGTCACAGCCAGGCCCTGGACTGTCAGTCCACTGGACTCAGTCATCTCTCTGAGGCACACTCCTGCCTTGAGCCACGTTTACCTGGCCTTGGAGAGGCCTTACCCTAGTATTCTTGGCATTGGCTTATCTCTTTGCTTAACATATTCATTATTCCAGAGATTCCACGGCACCTACTAGACCTATAATCTGAATTTGCTCATGTCAGAGGGCATTCAGGACATGGAAAAGCTGTCATCACCAGAATCCTTTGAGAAGTTATTAGCGCTGGTGCTCTGCTGGGTTCTCTACCAAAGAAACCATGAACCTGTGCACCTCACCTTGAAGGGTTTGTTAATCAGCAACTTTACTTATAAATTGTAGCAGATTTGGCCTAGGGGAGGTCACAGGAGGCCATGTGATTTGTGTTTTTAACTCCAGCATTTGTGCCCTGCCCTCAGATTTGCAGAATGTCAACATCACCCTGCGCATCCTCTTCCGGCCGGTTGCCAGTCAGCTTCCTCGCATCTTCACCAGCATTGGAGAGGACTACGATGAGCGCGTGCTGCCGTCCATCACTACAGAGATCCTCAAGTCCGTGGTGGTGAGTGAGCAGGGCCTCGTCCTCGAGCCCAGCCCCCAAGAACGCACTCGATGGCAGGAAGAGCTTGGTGATGACTGATTGGGATTCTGCTTCTTTGCAATCATGACTCGCTCCTCTGCCTTCCCTTGGAACCAGGCTCGCTTTGATGCTGGAGAACTGATCACCCAGAGAGAGCTGGTCTCCAGACAGGTGAGCGATGACCTCACAGAGCGAGCAGCGACCTTTGGGCTCATCCTGGATGACGTATCCTTGGTAAGGGTCTTGGGgagctggaggggtgggggtaCGGGGGTGCCTGGCTCCATTTCTGGGTAGATACTGTGAGGTCCTACCTTCCAGGTCCTACTTTCCTTGATGAATACTGGAAAACATGGAACCTTCTTAGTGGTATGAGACAGTCTCCTTGGGTTTATTTTCAGATGAGGGTTCTTTTACTGCCCCTGTGCCGTAGacatttctgttttgatttttggtCCTACCCAGGTGGTCCCTAGCCACTAGGTTTTTTCCCTCCCCAGACTGAGTGTTGCTCACGGCTCCCCAGGAAGCGTCACGTTTACCTCGTTTGACGCAGAAACTGCCTGATAGAGACTAGGGGGCAGCTTGCATAGTCTTTTCTCCCGTGCACAGACCTCCCAGCCTGACCCCTGGGGATTTCCTAACACCTAGGGTTTGAAGTGCAGTGACGTGAACGCTGAGAACTCCCCGTGAAAGGTGATAGAGTGTAAATGAATGGTTCTGTCCCCCAAAGCCTGGTATGGGGGCATCTCTGAGGCATGAGTTACCCTCTTGAGACTGTGTGGTCTGTGTATTTATATGACATTGAATGCCGCAGTGCAGACAGAAAGCAATACAGGCAGGATAGCATTTCAGATCAGGGAGGGTGAGGGAAAGGGGTCGTGTTTCTGATTCTCTAGGAAAAATCATTTGGAATGATTTGTTCGGGTAGTGAGGTAGGGTGTTTCCTGTTCCGTTCTCCTGCGCGTCACTGGGGAAAGGCACCGTTTCCAACTCAGCATCTGTGCAGCTGTTTAAACAGTCACCCTGTGCACGCCCATTGCTCACCCCAGGGCACTGCCTCCGTGGAAGGCTTTTGGGTTCCCTCTACTGGCAAGACGCCAGGCTGCAGCCACTTGGCCCTTGCGACCAGAGCAGTTTTCAGGCCCTCCCACTTAGTGTTAATCTAAACACCTTGGTCATGAGAACATAGTAAGTAAAAACCTAAGGAGAACCTTGGCATTTTGCTAAATTTTAACCACATAGTCCATTCTGGGGAAATGCGGGTTGACCACAAGAAACAGTGTCTAAGAGGTGTGAGGAGAAAATTAGGTTTCATGGGGAGTTTGCTGCCTTCAGCTGGCCCTTCTGGAAAGAAATTTTATTCCTTAATTgcacatttcattttcatttctgagggTCGTATTTTCTTCCCCAAACTTTGAACAGAAGTCCAGAAATGGAGCAAGCAAGGTAGAACAGCTGCAGTATAAGAGTTAGGAGtgttaaaaattctgaaaagacaATGGACTGCCGTTTACTCTCCAGAAGAGGTTTTGAGCTGCTAGTTTTTCTTAAAGCAGAGATTGGGAGTGTGGGGGTAGAATGAAACAAGTAGAATTTGATAGCAAAACCCATACTATTCTCCCCTTTATTCTTCCCATTTAATAAAAAGTTAGATAAATAAATTAGGCTTTAGGAATGCTGAGCTCTGTTCCCATTGTTTGCACTTGATCACTTATGTTACTAGGGAAGGCCTGTGCATAATCAGAATTTTAAACGTTCACCCTGAGCAATAATCTTTacctgctttctcttttttttaaaccctttACCAGAAGGACTTGCTCATAGGAATACTGTGATTTGCAAAATCATGATTTGGAAGTCTCACTCATCCTCTTCCCTGTTTTGTGATGGAGATGCTGTGAGAAAGCAGTGGACTGGTTAATCCATGAGCAGAGAGCCTCACACTCTTGAATCCCTGAGAACCAGCTGCGTGCCTCACTCTCAGGGGCTCAGTTTTCCATCTGGTCTCTCTGGGGGCTTTGAACAGGCCATCAAAGGGCCTTGGAAGAGCACTTGTTGGTGCTGGGGGTCCTGGAACCCACCGTTCTCCCCTGGGGAGGTGGTCAGTTGAGTAGACACCTTCTGGTCCCCATGGCTGTTTCCTACCTGAGGACAGTGATGAACAGGAGCACGTTGGGCAGCTGAGAATTCTGGGCTGCGAACTCAGTTTGGACACAGATGTGGAGGTGGAAGGGTGTTCTGGCCTCATGTTATCTCCAGCTGCTAGAGCCATTCCTGGCCTCTTCCTCCAGCCGCCATAGGGGCTCTGCAGCAGCCCTGTCGAAGCAATTACAGTGCCTCATCTTGCTCTCACTCTCTCCCCTTAGACGCATCTGACCTTTGGGAAGGAGTTCACAGAAGCGGTGGAAGCCAAacaggtggctcagcaggaagcAGAGAGGGCCAGATTTGTGGTGGAAAAGGTGAGTGCTCAACCAGATGGCAGGAGcctctctcccctttctcctgtGCTCAGCCGCCCCGTTTGCTGGGTGGCCTGGAAATTCATCATCTGTCATCTCTTCTTCCGGGGTCATCGGAAGGGGATTGAAAAGACTGTACTCCTGCAATTGGTTCCAGAGTCTTTAGGGTCTAGTCAGGGATATGTGAGGTTATGTTCCTAAATCATTGAAGAGTAATTTCTTTTCCACGTCCctaagatcaaaaacactctcccacaaataaaaatgtttcttctgGAATATTTTCAGCTTCACTGAGAAGTTGTTTTTAACCTTAGTTATACAGTGAAAGCTGAAAGCCTAAAGGATCAAACGTTGCACCAGATACACTATTGtcactggattttttttcaagCACTAAATCCATCCAGATGTGTCAGAGTGTGCTGGGATGCAGTGGATTTGCACAGGGCCTGGTCTTTCAGTCTTTGCAAAGGTGTATTTATTTCATGTATCTCCTTCTCCCCACCACTAATACACTTGGATTTTTATTCCTAAT
Coding sequences within it:
- the PHB gene encoding prohibitin codes for the protein MAAKVFESIGKFGLALAVAGGVVNSALYNVDAGHRAVIFDRFRGVQDVVVGEGTHFLIPWVQKPIIFDCRSRPRNVPVITGSKDLQNVNITLRILFRPVASQLPRIFTSIGEDYDERVLPSITTEILKSVVARFDAGELITQRELVSRQVSDDLTERAATFGLILDDVSLTHLTFGKEFTEAVEAKQVAQQEAERARFVVEKAEQQKKAAIISAEGDSKAAELIANSLATAGDGLIELRKLEAAEDIAYQLSRSRNITYLPAGQSVLLQLPQ